One segment of Microcoleus sp. FACHB-831 DNA contains the following:
- a CDS encoding ATP-binding protein: MERTSKYWSFTIECGLLMRQSWLFFTNSPHNHPARLPTFRPTLIGLTIAIVGLGVLAGLSPVLLLTPLLLAVGAMLPLPPAQGLLAAGVASLLTGALLGSDVLLTHQAHFETRAIASAIGAALLGILLRTFILRIEWDLASRSVLATLTNADNAATPDSVIEQAIALLRDFALADAAFALRQLDDVTAEAFVCLPPKGAKGCAPLPNKLTTPKLFESALTDNRCRYYPEYASSPDAARILVAKGTQSLAILPLQPPFDPAVSKGDSSGVQGAILLIWYTRTDISLNLRRFIESVLGGLRTVLRFQHTTFSFDKLQARYSAILETIPQGVVFVDESGEHGWLNQTAADLLSLMPGDVEPLLISQAMAKLRMSAENREAIAVQGAQFFSQQGAEIRDWHWIFSGDDPTVLSISSTPTKVRDVPGRLWLIDDITIKYFGQVALKERTAQLEVVNQELESFSYSVSHDLRAPLRRIEGFSKMLVRDYADKLGGDGQTYIERIRYSTNRMSQLIEDLLALSRVTGCEIKREEIDMSAMAGAIAKELQKTQPERSVEFQIQAGVVANGDRRLLQIVLENLIGNAWKYTSQHDRASIEFGVIDASSGLETQELTPNLKSKVPNPKSNQSPSITPNPPIYFLRDDGAGFDMTYADKLFGAFQRLHVNSQFEGTGIGLATVQRIIHRHGGRIWAKAAVEQGATFYFTL, encoded by the coding sequence ATGGAACGAACATCAAAATATTGGAGTTTTACCATAGAATGTGGCCTGCTAATGCGGCAAAGTTGGCTATTTTTTACCAACTCTCCGCACAATCATCCGGCTCGGCTACCAACTTTTAGACCAACTTTAATAGGGCTAACAATTGCAATTGTGGGGTTGGGAGTTCTAGCCGGACTGTCTCCCGTTCTACTTCTAACACCGCTGCTATTGGCGGTAGGGGCAATGCTACCCCTCCCACCAGCGCAGGGTTTGCTAGCAGCAGGGGTAGCATCGTTGCTGACAGGAGCGCTCTTGGGTAGCGACGTGTTGCTGACGCATCAGGCGCATTTTGAGACAAGAGCGATCGCCAGCGCAATTGGGGCTGCCCTACTAGGTATACTATTACGCACATTTATCCTCCGTATTGAGTGGGATTTGGCATCTCGCTCAGTACTAGCTACGCTCACTAATGCCGATAACGCTGCTACTCCCGACAGCGTTATCGAGCAAGCGATCGCCTTGCTGCGAGACTTTGCGCTTGCTGATGCGGCTTTTGCACTGCGGCAACTCGACGATGTTACTGCTGAAGCATTCGTCTGCCTCCCCCCCAAGGGAGCCAAGGGCTGTGCGCCTCTGCCCAATAAACTAACAACTCCCAAACTATTTGAGTCGGCACTTACAGACAACCGCTGCCGCTACTACCCTGAGTATGCTTCTAGCCCTGATGCTGCGCGTATTTTGGTTGCTAAAGGAACCCAGTCGCTGGCGATTTTACCACTCCAACCCCCCTTCGATCCTGCCGTTAGTAAGGGAGACTCTTCAGGGGTGCAGGGGGCGATCCTGCTAATTTGGTATACCCGCACTGACATCTCTTTAAATCTGCGACGCTTCATCGAGTCGGTATTAGGGGGGCTGAGAACTGTATTGCGGTTTCAACACACCACCTTCAGCTTCGACAAACTACAAGCACGCTACAGCGCTATTTTAGAGACGATACCGCAAGGGGTGGTGTTTGTTGATGAGAGTGGCGAACATGGCTGGCTGAATCAGACTGCCGCAGATCTACTCAGTCTAATGCCAGGGGATGTCGAACCGCTGTTGATATCGCAGGCTATGGCAAAGTTACGGATGAGCGCTGAAAATCGCGAGGCGATCGCTGTTCAGGGGGCGCAGTTTTTTTCTCAACAGGGGGCTGAAATTCGCGATTGGCACTGGATTTTTAGCGGCGACGATCCAACGGTACTGAGTATTTCCAGTACCCCGACTAAGGTACGCGATGTGCCCGGTCGTCTCTGGCTGATCGACGATATCACCATTAAGTATTTCGGGCAAGTCGCCCTTAAAGAGCGCACCGCCCAACTGGAAGTAGTTAATCAAGAGCTAGAAAGCTTCAGCTACTCTGTATCCCACGACTTGCGTGCCCCGCTGCGCCGCATTGAAGGTTTTAGCAAAATGCTGGTGAGAGATTATGCTGACAAGCTGGGTGGTGACGGTCAAACATACATAGAGCGCATTCGTTATTCTACAAACCGGATGTCTCAACTGATTGAGGATTTGCTAGCGCTGTCGCGAGTTACGGGCTGCGAGATAAAGCGAGAGGAAATTGACATGAGTGCAATGGCTGGGGCGATCGCCAAAGAACTGCAAAAGACGCAACCGGAACGCAGTGTGGAATTTCAAATCCAAGCAGGAGTAGTTGCCAACGGCGATCGCAGGCTACTCCAGATCGTACTAGAGAACCTGATCGGTAATGCTTGGAAGTACACATCCCAACACGACCGCGCTAGCATCGAATTTGGCGTTATTGATGCTTCATCGGGACTAGAGACTCAGGAGTTAACCCCCAATCTAAAATCTAAAGTTCCAAATCCAAAATCGAACCAATCCCCATCCATAACTCCCAATCCCCCTATTTAT
- a CDS encoding alpha/beta fold hydrolase → MATSVLQRNNVNVLGNGKQTLVFAHGFGSDQTAWRHQVAALASKYRIVLFDHVGAGKSDFNAYSPRRYSSLHSYAEDLLEVCYELKLKNCLLVGHSVSGMVSMLAALEDPELFSHLIFVSASPRYLNDTGYVGGFEQSDLDAFYAAMSSNYHAWASGFAPIAMGNPERPELATEFANTLSAIRPDIAIAVARVIYQSDHRAELSRLKVPTLVLQSNNDVAVPTEVGTYISRNVSTSKLLPIAANGHLPHMSSPDVVTSAIAKVAAAAWN, encoded by the coding sequence ATGGCAACGAGCGTCCTACAGCGGAATAATGTAAACGTGCTGGGCAATGGCAAGCAGACACTCGTGTTTGCCCATGGCTTCGGCTCCGACCAGACAGCTTGGAGACACCAAGTAGCGGCATTAGCATCGAAATATCGCATCGTACTCTTCGATCACGTAGGTGCGGGAAAATCAGATTTTAATGCTTACAGTCCGCGCCGCTACAGCAGCCTCCATAGTTACGCCGAGGATTTGCTAGAAGTGTGCTACGAATTAAAACTTAAAAATTGCCTGCTGGTGGGGCACTCAGTTAGCGGGATGGTGAGCATGCTAGCGGCGTTGGAAGATCCAGAACTGTTCAGCCATCTGATATTCGTAAGCGCATCGCCCCGCTACCTGAACGATACAGGATACGTCGGCGGCTTCGAGCAATCTGACCTGGATGCATTTTATGCTGCCATGTCATCCAATTACCATGCTTGGGCGAGTGGATTTGCGCCAATAGCAATGGGCAACCCAGAGCGTCCAGAACTGGCTACTGAGTTTGCAAATACCCTTTCGGCAATCCGCCCGGATATAGCGATCGCCGTAGCACGGGTGATTTACCAATCCGACCACCGCGCTGAATTGTCTCGCCTGAAAGTACCAACACTGGTTTTACAGTCGAACAACGACGTTGCCGTGCCTACAGAGGTGGGCACTTACATATCGCGAAACGTATCTACCAGTAAACTGCTACCCATAGCTGCAAATGGTCATTTACCTCACATGAGTTCGCCCGACGTAGTGACAAGCGCGATCGCCAAAGTTGCAGCAGCCGCCTGGAACTAA